The genomic stretch GCACCTGCCTCGCCGACATCACCCGCAACCACATTATCACCGAATCTGACAAGCGCACCGTCATGCCGTCGCGCTTGTAAATACCTAGCATACTACGCCGCCCTCGCGCGAGGCTCGCCGTCACGCCGCCGttcgtcctcgccgccggccgctatTGGGattatgcatgcacgcatgCTCGATGATAGTATAATTTTGGACCGCGTATATGTTTGCTTCAAGGGATCGATTACTGTACCGTAAAATTAAATCTTACAGGTTACATGGACTGTAGTATTTGATCACAAAATGTTTCCTCCATACCATCATTCTGTGCGTGCCTATACATCTAGCTGTGTGACGAAGAACAAATTAAACAGCAATTCGCCTTCAAAAACGAAGCAGAACAGAACAACAAAACCCAATCAAATTCAAATCATATCCCAACGAACTAGCATATATGTACTGCGATCGCTATAATGCACGCCCCTCATGTCAAGAAAACTGAAATAAAAGAGAGCCCTTTCATTCATCTAGGAGTCTGTTGGTCAGTGTCTCATGATCGCCTGAGCATGCCTGCCGCCGGCGtagggcggcgcgacggcgccgcccgccCTGGCCTTGCGCTTCTGCAGGAACAGCTGCAGCGACCGCTTCATGGACAGCCCCGAGACCACCTGCTGGTCGAtcaccggcgcggcggccacggcggcgaagCCCTGCCGGGAACTGGAAGGACCCGcagccggcgccacctccgccggtcTCACGTGGGCGCTGCTACTGCTGCCGCTGTCCTGCAGGTGGCGGTGCTGCTGCCGGTGgtggtccgccgccgccgccatgatcATCTCCTCGTTCGCCATGGATATGATCGCCCTCGCCTGCGCCAATCAATAGAACAGTAATTAGCAGTGGCAATAACACAAGTTTTCACTGCGCGTTAGAGATCACCTTTTTATGTACAAgcatgtaaaaaaaaacagcaaaaaCGATGAAGACGTGCGTACGTGCTCTTGCTGAAATTGACGTGCATACTGTATTCGCGAATCGCGATAACTGACTCGATTGTCGGAGTCAAAAAGGCGCTGCTTTTTCCCCCCTTTCTGTGTTGGTTCTGTGCGAGTTCGTCGTCGCGTCGTTTGCGTGTGTTTGCGTG from Setaria italica strain Yugu1 chromosome II, Setaria_italica_v2.0, whole genome shotgun sequence encodes the following:
- the LOC101764522 gene encoding protein TIFY 5 isoform X1, whose protein sequence is MEEGWKEVAAGAGRRWRRRSGGKGGDSGDESDGSSGGGGVELSLRLRTGDSTSVPPPAPMAVAEEERHQAAAAAEAEGRRNMTIFYNGRVCAVDVTEVQARAIISMANEEMIMAAAADHHRQQHRHLQDSGSSSSAHVRPAEVAPAAGPSSSRQGFAAVAAAPVIDQQVVSGLSMKRSLQLFLQKRKARAGGAVAPPYAGGRHAQAIMRH
- the LOC101764522 gene encoding uncharacterized protein LOC101764522 isoform X2, with the protein product MRCDDQLLQTPRRLRLGLLPKPCPRLLTVVVSVSTHTRKHTQTTRRRTRTEPTQKGGKKQRLFDSDNRVSYRDSRIQYARQFQQEHARAIISMANEEMIMAAAADHHRQQHRHLQDSGSSSSAHVRPAEVAPAAGPSSSRQGFAAVAAAPVIDQQVVSGLSMKRSLQLFLQKRKARAGGAVAPPYAGGRHAQAIMRH